The segment agagctaatgcaatcctttcATGTATAAATGGGAGTAATGAGTGGGAGTAGggatgcaatttttttaaaacctctgtatttgacattggtgagagcagtgctggaatattgtgtccaggtTTGATACTGacactttaaataaaatgttgaaaaattgctGAGGGTACAGAAAAAAGCtacaaaaaattatttgagggctggagaaaataccTTACAGTGAGATCTAAAGAGCTGTGTAGTTTATCTACAAGAAGATTAATCTATAGGTACCTTCACAACAGGAAGAAAATACCGGGTAGTAAAGGGCCctttaatctagcaaagaaaggtatataacaagaaccagtggctggaaactgaagccaaaGTAGAAAGAAGGCGCAAAttaacagggagggtgattaaccatttgaacaaacCACCAAGGGAATTGATGAATTACTCATTTCCTGAAGTTTTCAGATCAAGATTGTAAACCTTTCTGGAACATACGCATTAgacaaacacaagttattgggctcaattcaTGGGTAACTGGGAGTGACCTGTGATAaaacagaaggtcagactagatgaatgTTTGGAATGAACTAGAAACTAGAACAAAGGCAGAAGTTCACTCAGTAGTTCTCACTGGCCCACAGTCGTCATGTGGTATGACAAAGTGCAGCCCCCATCCCCAACTTGTTTGCATTTTAATGCAGCAAAGATCACCATATTAGTCAATTTTTCTTAGTTTCTTTgctcttaaaatatattttgatctAAACTTTCAATCACACAAACCTTTAGGAAAAAATGGCTTatcaaccaaaacaaaaaaagtgacaAATGTAATTTTGGTTcgcatttttcaaattttcattgaaaaaataaaaagtgaaaaaaatttcaattaaaaaacatCACttcttggtttggttttggtttttaaaaaattgggaactaatttttttgtaaatttcccacaaaataattgaatttttcaaccagttctaatttTGCAGCTGTGAGTGTAATTGTCATTCAGCACACTTACTATggtgtctttttgttttaatcatAGGTAGAATTACTAAGATATTCATAACTCATCTTCATGGGGACCATTTTTTTGGTCTTCCTGGTCTCCTGTGCACAATTAGTCTTCAGAGTAGTTCTACTACAAGCAAGCAACCTGTTGATATCTATGGACCATTAGGACTACGAAACTTCATTTGCAGAACTCTGGAACTCTCCCACTCGCAACTTCTCTTTCCATATGTGGTTCATGAACTGGTACCTACACCAGATCAGTGCCCTGCAGAAGAATTTAAAGAACTGTCTTATGTTGACAGAGATGAAGTCTCTTCCAAAGAAGTGCAAGGGAGAACGCTCCATCTGGATCATGTAGAAAACTCCTACACGCTGGTCAACAATCAGCAATTTGTTATGAAAGCATTTCGATTATTTCACCGTATTCCTTCCTTTGGATTTTTAGTGGAGGAGAAGCAGCGGACTGGTAAACTCAATGCACAGAAGCTAAAAGGCCTTGGTAATTagcttcatttattttttcctttaattcttATGACTTGTGGATATTACTTTGTTTCTTAAAATCTATTCATGAATGTCCTTATGATGTAATTGATATACATTAAAGTTATAATAGAACTGTATGATTAACTACATTTTGTATATGCTTACATTAACTGCCAAATGCCTTATTAGAATTTCTAAGGCATCTGTTATGATAGTGTGTAAGCAAGAGTGTTACAATATAACTGTTGAAAATGGATCCATCAATAGGTGATGGATATTCAAGTATACACAGTGTTCAGGCTGACAGCTGATTCACATTTCCAGGAATTGTAACAAAATTATATTCTTCACTAATAGCCAGAGTGTCTTCTGAAAACTTCTGCAAGGAAGCTTACTGAATCAGAACAGTGTGCGTCTGTCTGTAATACATTCTGAAATGGGACACTTTATTCTTCACAAGAAAAGGAAAGTTTGATATTCTAGAACTTATTTTTTCCATACAAATGCATACTAGTTTGATCATTAGAGGGGTAAAAACCAAGCTCCCCTTTCTAGCACATTTATTAAGGGCTTACATGAGAAAGAGATCATAAAACTGGCCGTAGAGTGTATTTGGGGGGATGTATCAGCTTCAAAATACACAACTTAAAATCTGTTAGTAGAGCCTCTTACTAAAATTAAAAGATTTTGTTCTCTTGGAGTATGAAATAAGTAAACTATTAGTTTTTGTAAGTCATGGATCTACAATATTGGTGCTACACCACCGGCTTTTGAACAGACTCTTTGAAATACCCTTTAGTGTGCCAGACCTCAAGaggtctctctcttccttcagcaTATGCCACACAGCCTCACTGATGAACTTCTGGGGCTTCAGCACTCTTGCTTCACACCATTGAGTTGTAATCAGTGAGTCCAACTGAGATACACTTCTGGTTAGAGACGTGTACGCTCTTCAGGGACTAATGCACCTGAGCTGGTATTTGCAGTGACACCCCAACAGTGTTTTCAAAAGCAAAGTAGGATTTATTAGTCAGCTGAACACAGCATTGGAAGTCCTTAGGTTAACATAGAGAAATAAATGTTAAAGAATAGTCCATTCTGGTGAAGCCATAATTCACCAGCCATGCTGTAGTGAACTCCATTTTCAGGCACTATCTCTCTCTGATTTACTTAGTAAGTTCCCCAGTAGTGAGCTAGCTTCCTCCAAACCCAGAAGACCACATTTTATTCCCTGATGGACACATCTGTCCTTTTTTATTCTCCAGGCAGGGCCATGCTGAGttcagagccccactgctggagcttgGGTTCCTCttcagcttccctgctgagaggaaGTGATTGTTCAATCATTGGTACTACCTGTTgtctctctggactctctctgtTGATCTGGAtcagtttcaaccagttccttaatgACTATTCATTCTACCCAGACAGCGAGATGATACATGCTTATGTCTCCTGTGTTGGTGCAAGAGCAACGTTTAACCTTTTTGCTCCCACTGGGTAGCAATGCAATGATAGAGAGAAACTGAGGTGCACataggattcataaaaatattaaagaaaattcccactttgccATACCCTAATACTTAATTTGTAAGAAAACCATGCCTTAAGAATAGGTTAAATGTAAAATTTGTCAGATACTGCATTGAAATATGAGCAGTGTTTGTTTTCAAAACACTAAAACTAACCAGACACTTTTGACTTAACTTTCTAGGAGTTCAGCCAGGTCCTATATATGGGAAACTGAAGAATGGTGTTACGGTTGTCTTAGAAAATGGAGTAACCATTTCTCCTTCAGATGTCTTGGATGAGCCTATTCCTGGAAGAAAAATTTGTATTTTAGGTGACTGTTCAGGTGTTGTTGGAGATGGAGCAATGAAACTCTGTTACGAAGCAGATGTGTTAGTTCATGAAGCCACATTGGATGACACCCAAATGGACAAAGCCAAAGAGCATGGTCATAGCACTCCAAAAATGGCAGCTGAGTTTGCAAAGTTGTGTAAGGTTAAGAAACTGGTTCTGACTCACTTCAGTCAAAGGTATAAACCAGCTGGTCAGATTGGAGAAGGAGATATTGATGTCACGGAACTGAAGAGACAAGCTGAATCAGCGTTAAATGGTCAAGAAGTAACTTTAGCTGAGGATTTTATGACAATAGAAATTccagggaaaaagcagaagtAGCATCTAGCTTGATAATACCACACAAATTAGCTTGCTGTTGGACTGTGAGTTTACAGGTAGGGCTTCAGGTATCCAAAttggttcctcagtttcccaatgAAGAAAGAGGTTGAATTGCTAAGGTGACATGCTCAGTTGCTAGAGAATGACTAAGTGCTGGATTTACTTGCTATAGAGTTTTAAGGCTCAACTCTGTAAGATGCTGAGTGCCTCAGCAACTTTAATGGCAGTTGAAAGTGTTCCACACCTATGAGAAATGGGCCATTATAGAATGGTATTGCTGTTAACTTGCCTAGGAAGAAGGGAGATGGAAAAGCAGATTACTAGTCAAACTCACTGCCTTAAGTGAATATGTGTGCAGCTACCTAAGCAAGGGGGAGAAATAAACTCATTCTTAGGTTTATATAAATACAAGTATTCAAACATATGGagacaaagcaaaatatttattgATCATTTAAACACTTAGCTGCAAATCTAAATAACTTTATTTTACAAGTATATGGAACGCCTTTAACTTATCTTTTTGGAATTTAAGTGTTTAGGTGATTGATACAGGTATTTAGCCAAACAATCTGGAAAACTTAACTGTGTAGGCAGAAATCTTCCGAACACTAGACACTTTTATTAGAACTTCAGATTCTCTCGTCTTAAGTCTTAAAATAGAACTTTGCATTCTTTGCCTCTTATTTACAATCCTTTGTAAATCTTAGTGGCATATCAAAGTAGATATTTTTTAACTTCTCAACCTCTCATGAgcttttgtataaaatattttcaataattaTTAACATGATTTTATGTAAAAGGAATATTGCATAAACAAACTAATAAAGTATTGATAACTATGCCACGTTTTGTAAATTACTCTCATCACTAATGTACAGAAATACTACAAATTAATATGCTTACTGTATTTCATAGAACCATAAGATTAGAAGAGACTGCAAGGGTCTGGTCTAACTCCCTGCAGGATTTATTGTGTCTGTTTGACTATACCTGACATCTATTTGCTTGAAGAGATCACTAATGTCAATGAAAATTCACCACTCAGATAAATGGTTGATTGTACTCCCTAgcttttaaaaggacactgtagATTTAAATTTGGCTCAGACTTAAAATTATGGGTTTTgtagacaaacaaacaaaatatgctgTCTAGGGCCATGCAAAGCGTTTTTTTCCTGGGGTTGTTTTTTGTGTTCAGCATTTTTAAACATTCTCATGTAGTGTCTGAAACACAAGCATGGGTACACCAAGAACCTGCAAGGGAAACTGACTTTCATTGTACAAGATGAGCAGTACAGTAACTGAAGTGCATAGTAACAAACTGAACTAAAATTTTCGTTAAGATGTTAATAACATAggtaaagaaattaaaaaatcaTGTCATTTTAACTACACTATATGCAAACTTGTATAAGCCTATTGATACCAATACATGGTCTAATTTAACAAATCACATTTGTGAAAGATTTGGAACAAAATAATTGTTCCAAGCtatgattttaaaatcttcttATGTATACTTGAGAAAGAAGTAACTGCAGAGAAGAGATAAAACAAATTCTAGTTATGGGCCTGTTCCTTCTCCTACTTAGTCAGTCCTCTAGAGTCAGGCATGGCTTGGCAGTTCTTTTTCAGATGTTCTGTGACAAAACTGAGAATTCCAGTTTTCCCTACCTGTGTAAAAAACCTTGATTCCAGTAGTGAGCTTTGTGCTGTAAACCTAGTGAAAAGTGACATGTTTTTGAATGATCCCAGAAAGTAGCTTATGCAAAATAAGCGTTACTttatcagtataactgcatctacacaagAGGAGTCACAGTGATTAACTGTATCTTTTTCTAAATCGGAAtgattaaatcaaaataaaaactaagtcccattttcaaacgTGTCTGGGCTCAGAAGTATCAATGAGAATTTAGGAGCTTACACAccaagtcacctttgaaaatgggatgtaggctcctaagtcacttaagaacTCTTAAAAATTTTACCCTAGATACCCTTTCTTACCGTGGATTATTAAAGGCTAACGATATTGAATGGTTTCTACGGTGCCTAACTTTTTATAGCATTTATTAAAATACAACTGATACTTATGATACTGTCCACTTCCTATTACACTGATGCTAATACGAACAAGAAAAATTAGCATCAAAACTTGTGTTAAATTTAACAGGACTTAAAAACTAAGTATGATATAATCACATTTACAGAAATACTCACATTACTACATCTCTCAAaaaatgggtcaaattcagcccaGCTCTAAGCAGGTCTACCTCTCTTCAGGAGAGGGCCACCTGTTTATACTAGCTCACTACCCAACAAGTGTCCTTCAAATATCTTACAGAATGCAGTGATCTGCATACAGTAGTGATAGTCACTCCTCAGCCATAAGTGGGGTTTGTCTTGAAACAAAGCTGTATCCTGCAAATACTCTCATGGTGCTCCTCCACACTGGCTGCCTCATTGAAAAGCATGCAGTTAAAGCACACACCCCTGCTGCCAAAACAAATCTGTAGTACCATGGTATGCATTATGTAACTATAGTGGTGTATGTGAAATACTTGTGCATATTTTGTGCTGAATTTCTCTTAGCAACTGTTATGGGGCCAAAGCCTATTATCTTTACAAACACATTTCCTACCCTCCAGTCTCTTCCTTTCTTGGTTGAAAAAAGCTGGattctgagctcttttgaaaatctacctACTAGTGTCATTAGAATGAAGTTAAGATTATGTGTGCTAGTAAGAAAAGCAGGATTTGGGCCATAGATTGTTCTTTATCCTCACTATTAATGGATGTATCCTTTTCTCATTGATCCATTAATCATTAAATTACCAGAGGGAGAACTTTCTTAGGATTCAAGTATATCTGCCTGATAATGTTTAACTTGAGAGCTGCTAAATAATGTGGTAACATACTAAAATCTCTGAGTAGATTTGTGAAGTGTGCTTTAGTAACTTCTTTATTTGCAAAGTTTCTATGGTGGAGAGAAACTTGAGATCCTTgacttccctttttatttttatctccaAGTGCATCCAAAGTTAAAAATACTTCTCCCTGAAAAAAAACTGAGACCCAATACAGCTCAAATGTCATCATTCTAATTTTAAACTTAGCTGGTATGGCAGGTACAAAGGCTGAATTCTCCCATATTCAAGTGAGCAGGATATAGCATGGATTAAAATTTCCAGCTGTACAAATTCCCCTTTGAATGCCAAAAGTTTCCCTCAGACTCAGATAacatttcctctcctttaagaATTTTGGGCCAAGTAAAATTTCCTCTAGCATTAATGTCTGAATTTACGCAACCCACTAGTTGGCTGCTGTCCTAGTGCTATGTAATGACCGCAAATGGATGTGCTCTCTCAGTAAATGATACCTACTTAGTCCTcatcctgcaaaatgctgagtgccctcaattgCCATATAGCTCGATGGGAATTGAGAAAAGTTCCTGTCAAGTGCTGAGTGTTTAGCACCTTACAGGATTGGGCACAATATATGTGAAGTTGGTTTGGATTGTACCACATGGAAACGTGGACCCCCAGAGCAACTGAGGTATTTCAAGGGAGAGCAGGGAGAAAACTGCTACTCTGGCTATTTTTTCTCCCCAACTTCTAGGATCTGAAGATGAGATGGTAAAAATAATAGTGGGGATAACTGAATCCAGAACTTTTCTCAGCTATTCAAGTTCTAGGACAATGGGGGCACTCTTGATGCCGAGTAAAAGGATTGAAACAGGTGAGAATTGCTATCACTTGAAGATGACACTATGGATTTGCAGACTAACCCACATGATCAGGACAGTGTTGGGGCAATAGAGGTTTTGCGGAGGTGCTGATTACCAGTATGTAAGCCAACGACTTCCAGAATTTTAAACTGTTTCTGTActtgaagatttttttcttttgggaggACTCACATTAGGCTGATATCAACGGAAGAGCATGAGAAATTTAGTAAAGTGCTATGGGAATGGCAAGGGAAAATTGATTTTAAAGGGTTGTAACATTGCCTTTTTTGTACATACAGTTGGTAATTAATGTTACCTTTTATCCCAGTTCTCTTTTTGatctctttttcctttttgggCTCTATGTCAACTTTGTCAACTCACGGACAGAAACCCTAACCTAAAGTACAGAAATGTTTAGCTATTCAATGTCTGGTACAAGCTACCTAGAGGATTAATCTGGCCCTCAGCAaatctccatttacttcaatgtgtTTGGTTCTAGGTCTCGTGGCTCCAGCCTCCAGAGAATTGTATCTCCAGGAAACAAACTTCTGGACAGTAACCATTACAGTCACCTGGCATCTGAACTGCCTATTTGTATCTGTTTAGGAGTGACTGTAAGTTCTAATACCTCAAGAACCAGCAGAGGTGGCAATGAAAGCTTTTAGTCCTGGTAATCACAAGATGGGAACTTAAATATGAAACATTGCTTTGTGTAAAAAATCCTATTTTAGGAACGCTTTAGTGAGTTCTAAAATCTATTTGTTATGGCTTTTTTTTCTCCCTAGGTGGCCCTTATGGGGTTCCAAGTTAGGCTAGCTTTACAGCAAGAGAGAGATGTAAAATAGTACCAATAACATTTGTAAATGCTATCAAACATATCTTGGAAATTTTTTTCTGTACAATATGTGGCATAAACAAAATACAAGTGCAATGTGGTAAAAGGTTTCGGTAGCCATTTTTTTGTGATCATTACTCATGAAATCACCATTTGTGAATAATGCAGCCACCTGATAAAAACCTTTATATCTCACTATCATGTATGCTTTCTCTATGTTTGTGAGTGCGCCATCAAACATGAATTACTAGCTTAGCTCTTAAcccctttttccccccagaaCAAAGTTCACCAGCTATAGCAAGGGGATAGTTAATAGATCAATTTCTGCTGAAGGTTCATAAGTAGTAAATTATCCTTTTGTGCTGCTGGAACTTGGCATATGATCTTAGTTTGGGACTGATTATTTTTCTGccagatttgaaaaggaaatggTCTTGCCCATTATTGAATTATATGGctgtttataaagaaaaatatgttgATTGTTTCATACATTTTTTGTGACTATATAACTCATATAGCTTCATTTTACTAATTCATTTTGGCACgcttatagggcctgatccatctctcactgaaaacagtgaaagttggattgggcccatagTCACTAACGCAGACTTAGAGCTTTGagtgttttaaaaaacatactAATAAAAATACATACTTTTGGATCCTGAAATGGAAGGAACTAGAGAAATCCAATCaaagtaattttattatttcaaatttattttttgcatataAGGTGTGAAATTTCTGTCACTAATACTTGAAATTTCAAAATACAGATGAAATGTGTAACCTAAAAGGAACTTCTAGGTGGCTTCGGAAAAACCATATTGCACTCTTCTCTCCAAGCCTGGCCCCTCTTTGTGCAGGCTGATAAGGAAATACTGTACTACTAGAGATGCAGCCTTTCAGATGAGCCTTAAATACTAAGGTTCTGACCGCTTGTGGGCATTAAAGATGCCACAAAATCTTCCCCAAAAGTGTGGTGTGAACTCAGTTTCCTTCTCATTGAAATTTCAATTTAGGTAGTTACGTTCAGCCTACCTTACTGTTCTCCCTGAAGTTTCAGCTGGATACAATATTCATACGTTGGCCTAAACTGGTGTGTAGTTTGGCTGTACACTTTTCAACAACTGCTGTGCAAAATACCTCCTATGCTTTATATAATTACTCTGTCATTTTAAGGCCCTGAAAAGAGTCACAGTGGAGCAGGCTTGTCTGTCTGTgtagagtcccattgacttcagggggacttTACATTAGCATGTTTGtttttgcaggatcggggcttaAGTTTGTAAAGTACTTGGGGATTCCTAATAGAGAGTAGGTGCTACATAAGTTTGTTATTCATATTACTGTTAACATTTTTGTTATGGTTAATACTTAAAACGACTGGAATATAATTGTTTACAAAGCAGCAGGCTGGGAAATAAACATGATGATTGAAACTAAAGGCAGCAAATTTCAGGGCGTATCCGAGGAATAAAGTTCAATTGGGAACCTGAACTAAAGTTATATGGGatataaaaatgtataatatGCTCCCAGGTAACCAAATTAGGGTGGTGAAGAATAAGTCTCCTGAACACTGCATCTGCCAGTGAATTTGCAGTCTTTAAGCTCAGACCCCTATGCTGTACCTGAATATAAGAAAACTGATTGACTTTTCTTGTTGAGTTTATAGACCATCCCTTGCAGCTCCCCTGATAAAGTGCAGACTGCAGGGAACAATGTGATGTTAGTTAttctataatttatttttaaaaaccacaatttacatttaaaatgactGTATATTAAAAGCATAATTAAAACACAATttagcagcagcaatttggtgCACAGCCTTCTCATTACTCCAGATGGGGCTTGTTGGCCAGAGAGCCAAGAAAACAAACTAATTGTATTGAAGATATTTAGAGAATGATATTTAAATTTGTTATTTGCCATTGTACAATCATCTTGAATTTTCAACcaagtaaccaaggctgctggaagccagagtgtggctggtgtgttcctggcaggctgctggggtcagagctgctggaccagggACAGACACTcaaggtgtgacctgcatgcttttgggtgtttgtgagcagcccaagTTGGAAGcgacagcagcaaagcattatgAGGCACCCAAGgtggcagggcaggtggtgacacagaTTGTATCCAGGAAAGGGACCACCACCTTCCTACCTTGCAGGATTAATTCATTCATGTTTTTGACTTTCCTCGGATACAATGACAGTAGAGGCCATACATGGTGAGGGGACATTGCTCTCTGCTTGACATTTAGGTCTGCTATAGACAAGGTGTTTTTCCCCCATCAGTTTAACATGAATGAAAACTCCTCTTAACACCAAAGCAGACACAGTTAAGCACTGTAGCTTGATAACCCTGTTAGGCTACCTCAACTGAACTAGCTGTTGAAAAACAGCACCTTTTCCCCCAGTCGAGACAAGGCCTACATGGCACAAATACATTGGTGTGTGttaggactgtctttttgttctgtctttgaatagcacaatggggtcctgatccacaaGTGAGGCTCTGACGTGATCTGATGAgataaataatataaattaagTATTTGCAAACAGTTCTTAGGACCCAGTCTGGCAACCCATATGCACATGAGTtgtctgattgacttcagtggaatgacttttgttaccagatgtgcccatTACtctggggtatgctcatttattagggttactcttctggggggaggggtttctgtaattctattaatgtactgcttatgtcacttgtgtgttcatatggagctctactccttccttctgcaagtccaccccccaatggagctatcctgtaggacctaggttccccaggactgggttcttccagccctaGAACCAGATg is part of the Eretmochelys imbricata isolate rEreImb1 chromosome 5, rEreImb1.hap1, whole genome shotgun sequence genome and harbors:
- the ELAC1 gene encoding zinc phosphodiesterase ELAC protein 1, whose translation is MSMDITFLGTGSAYPSPTRGASALVVRSEGECWLFDCGEGTQTQFMKSHLKAGRITKIFITHLHGDHFFGLPGLLCTISLQSSSTTSKQPVDIYGPLGLRNFICRTLELSHSQLLFPYVVHELVPTPDQCPAEEFKELSYVDRDEVSSKEVQGRTLHLDHVENSYTLVNNQQFVMKAFRLFHRIPSFGFLVEEKQRTGKLNAQKLKGLGVQPGPIYGKLKNGVTVVLENGVTISPSDVLDEPIPGRKICILGDCSGVVGDGAMKLCYEADVLVHEATLDDTQMDKAKEHGHSTPKMAAEFAKLCKVKKLVLTHFSQRYKPAGQIGEGDIDVTELKRQAESALNGQEVTLAEDFMTIEIPGKKQK